The Nicotiana tomentosiformis chromosome 2, ASM39032v3, whole genome shotgun sequence genome includes the window atgtggatatattgtgagagtgggtttcacgctgcaacagaattggttgaaatgataattggttatgactgctgagttgctttcaattattataaatgaattacctgatttatttctattattgttgttgttactaatattgcgtacatgttaatataagtgaatcgccttagcctcgtcactatttcgtcgaggttaggctcagcacttaccagtacatgtggtcggttgtactgatactatactctgtacttcttgtgcagattttggagttggtcccagcgacgtaccatagacttgctcggatttcagctatcagaggagacttgaggtataaatgCATAGCGTTCGCAGTtgtgaagtccccgtctattgtactttagctgtgtgtttattttcaaacagttttattttattcagacctttatttgtatttattctagaagctcgtgcacttgtgacaccaattctgggatggtatttagacaccgttattattatagATTATTTCAAAAGTGCTTCCgtatttgcttccttgttattaataaatttaaaaattattttaaaaatggataatgttaggtgccatcgcaGTCCGGAagtaaaaatttcgggtcgtgacaattagccACTTAAAAATGGTACTTATTTTGTAATTAACAGATTTTATTAAGCTTAACTTTGATCCTTTTATTCACTTAAAATTTCTTATCCGCAAAGTTAATAAAAGAATCTAATCAAAGAGTAACAAGATGTTTATGATGCAACACAAGATGTGCAGAGAGTGCAGATGTTTAGGGCCTATTCTAGTTCTTTTAAAGTGAATGGCAACAATATTACTcagttttatttttttcttttgcaacATATTTCTCTTAACGACACGTCTCTTGTAATGCTTTGCTCTTGTAATGGGTAAATTCACGATGTTACATCCTTGTCATTTTGTGGTTGTGATTGCATGTTAGTATTTCTTGCAATGGTAATCCATCCGTATTAATTTATGTTaatctattttatttttagtttatgttaaaaaagaataattttttttatatttaaaaatattttatctttAACCATATAAAATATGTTATCTCATTTTACATCATAAATTCAACAATTTTTTTTGTTGACCTTTATACCTAATCAAATAAGTTCACGTAAATTAAAACGAAATCTCAAATTGATAACAGTGAAAGCAACTCTATTGTTGCTCAAGTAAGACATTATCTAAATATATCGTAATACGTGAATCCAATGAATCTGAATAATGTTTTCAGTCAACTGATCCCCATGAAAACAATTACTCATATAAACGAAATAACTAGTGGTCAACAGGGCGGAGGTAGAGTGCGGGatgcgggttcggccgaacccaataACTTTTGTTCAAATAATATATTTGTCCTAAGAAATCTATTGAATATATATAACTTATTAATTTAAATACTAATaacttaaaaaaattataattctaAACCATAAGGTTTAAATACTGCTATGCCTCTGATGATGGTCGAGAGCCAGTCAATTGATCttaaaatgaaaaaagaagtaaTAACATCCACATTAGAAAATTTCCAGTGGTCAAGACTCAAGAGCCAGTCAATAATcttaaaaatgaaaaagaagtaaCAAGGGTATAGTGAATATTTTAATATAGTTAAGTGGGTAAACTGTCGCAAACAATTTACTTGAGGAACCATTCCGTAATTCACGGATAAATCTTGGAATTGATGCAGCTCAAATTCGAACATAATTGTTGATGCCTGGTAGCTGATCCGGGTTGTTGCAGGCCTGCAACGAGTCAATCCCGAAACGACGCAGTTTAAGTGTCCCCTGATAATAAACGACAGCGTACCGATATCAATTTTGAGATTGGACAGTGCATAAGCATCTTCTGCATCTATCAGCTGGACAAatcgaaaaagaaagaaaaaaagtaaaaaaaaaaaacaaaaacaaaaacaaagagGAACAGATAAAAAGACAACAGAAAGAGGGCTTTTGGCATCGAATCTCAGCCCTGCATCGGTTGTAATCAATTTTCTCGCTCAGCTCCTCTCCCCTCTCCCTCTGGTAAGCTTAGTTCCAATGCTGTTTcctatttcatgtttctattgtTTGATCTGTTCAATTTCCTACTTCATCTCGCTAATTCAAACCGGATTTTTGTGGTTTCTTCTTCTTGTTTGCTTCGACTTGTAAAATCTAGCTTCTGATCTAATTTGCGTATCTCACATTTGATATGAGTTGCTCTAGCTTGTGTACTACATCAATGCATCGTTAAAAATTCACTTAGAAAGTCAGTTCTTCTTCTAAAATGTGGATTTAAGAGGGAGAAGAGGTGTGGTTGACCTCAAGGATTAGGTTGTTTGAACTGTAAAGGGGCGGTCTTTATTGGTTTCATTAGATTTACACTTTGTACATATAGAAATACAATGAAGTTTCTTGGTTGACTGAGCGAAATTTATTCTCTTGCTATGTTGCTTCAACTGCTTGTTGAACCTAAGTGTTTGCTTAGCCTTGCTCTCATATCATGGAGCCTAGACTTCGCTTTATTGTAGAATTCAGATAATTAGGCTCAGACTTCAGGAGAATGACGTAATAATTGATAGAAGGGAGGAATGATATGGGAGGTACTATGCGATAAAAAGATACTTAACTAAGTAAAAGACAAGTTCGATAGAACATTGGTGAGACCAGCAATGTTAGATGAAAGTGAATATTAGGCCTCGAAGGCTAAACATATCTAGAAAGTGAGTGTCACAACAATGCAAGATGGATGTGTAATTATGAAATATTTGACAAGATTAAAATGATCCATTTGTGAGGGTGCAAGTAGTACACATGGAGGGTGTAATAAGAGAAGATCGCCTGATATGATTTGACAATGTTCTAGTAGACCTTCATGGGAACTGGTTTATAGGTGTGATATTATGATGAAAAGCTGTGTAGGACGACCAGAACCGATGTTAAATTTGCTTAGGACAGAGCACTAGTGAAAGAAAGGGGATTCGTGTAGGTAATAAATATAGACTGGTTGGGTCTAGAGGTTACTTATGGGTGTCATTTTTACCTTAGTTACGATGTTTACCATGAGTTTCTTTGATATGCTAAAAGACTTATCGATATTGTACTTATTGATATTGCAGTCATAAGTGTGAGATTTAAAGAATCTCAAAATCTAGACAACTCCTAATAAAAGGAAAATTATTTATAAACAAAGTAGTATTGGAATGATTTAGGGCCTAATAAAGTGGAATGGCTATAGAGGATTCAACTTATGTGTCATACTATCGAACTTTTGGAAAGAGCAATGGAACATAGACTTAGGGACATTACAAGGGTGTATGAGAGCCAATTTGGATTTATGTTCGATCGGTCTTTAACATGTCCTATTTTTTCCTAAAAAGATTGATGACTATTCGTAAGGATAAGAAGGAAAAAGATCATTCTTCCTCTGCTTCACAATGATACTTTTGTTGACCTAGAACAACATACAATAAGACGGGAGTCTAAGAGCAACAGTAAAGTTGTcttcgtgtgacctataggtcacgagttCTAGCTGTGGAATCAGCCACTGACGCCTGCGTCAAGGTAGACTACCTATATCATACAATAAAGTAATATCAATACAATAAAGTGTCAGGAAAAGTCTGTTGCTGGGTGCGTTGATTGGTGTTGGagaagttaggaattcttaccagATGTACATTCCGTAAAGGATAAGCATAAAGGAGTTGTCACAAGTGTGAGAACGATAGGAGGAGATATAGGAAGTTCTCATAACTGACTGCAATTAGTTTAAGATTGAGACATAGTTGTTGTTAacttgttattgttgttggttATAGAGGATTAATGTAGCCGAACTCTAACTTTGTTGATTGCGGCATAAGTTCTTATTATTATTTCTACAACAGGTAACTTTTTTTTTCCGTTTAGTAATATTTCTGCGAATGATATTGTCATACTAGTAAAGCATGCTAGTTCAGTTTGTCCTTACTTACCTAGTTAGAGATAAGAAATATAGACTAGCTTTGGGTTGAGGAAACCTGTGGTTGCTCCTTGGTTTCTTTGCATAAAATTCAATCAACTGTCTCAATCTCAAATTAGTAGGGCTTCAATATATCAATATTCTATATCCGTTTCGTTCTACTCAAGCCTATTTCATTCCGATAATAGATGATTTTCCTTTTCAAGACAAATTAGAAATTCTCTAAATTTCAACACTTAGCCGTACACTAATAACTAACTTAAATCTCAACTATTTTCCTGGATCTTTTGTTTTCATTTCGTTCTATCCCTAGCTAAATCGCCTATAGAGTTGGGAATTAGTAGCAAGTAACATTAAATAGATAAAGCGGGAACGAAACTTAATATTACGTGTTCATGTTCTTGTTAAAAATTTGATCTGGGTTTGCTAGTTAGAGGTAGtaggtatcccgtggaattagtcgaagTGCGCGCAAGTTGGCCCGGATACCACGGTTATTAAAATATAGGAATTTGATCTGGGTTTGTCTGTACTTCTTTACCAAGTCATAGATGGTAAAAGAAAGAACTGCTTTTTATGTGGAAACCTGTGTTTGCTTTCCTTATTTCTTGGCATAAGGAGGGACTTAATCATGAGTAATGTCAGATAGAACAGATGGAGATGAGATAAAGTTCCTGTCTCTAGGAAAGCTTGAAATCAATAATATTGGGTTTGTGACTGATGTGTCGCATTCATTTGTCTACAACTTTGGTTGCTTTGAGATCATTATATAAAGTATTTTCTCTTATATTTCTGCAGAAAGGCCAAATTCAAGATGGGTTTCTAGCATTTGCCTTTTCTCCTGAATGATATGATGGTATGATGCCATACTTTTATATTTGGATTTTGCATTTTTCTGTATCAGATGATTGTTTGGTAATGTTGACTTGTTTTCATAAGAAACAGAAAAAAATTGCAAGTACCTTTTTTGAGAAGGTTTAAATATTTCTGAGAAGGAATCTGCAAGTACCTTTGTTTAAGGatctttaaatatatatatatcttacaaTTGCAGTAGCTATCAGTAATTGATTTAGAAATCTTTTAGATTTCACTTACTACTGCGAATTAATGAGACCTGACTGAACCTATTCTAGATTAACAAACCAAAGAGAAAACTGGTAGAACCTACTTATGTACCATAATGCTATCGCTTAACTGGCAACTAAAATAATTTTCATGAACAGGCTACTGTATTAAACTATAATTGATCTGATTATGTATATGCTTAATGATTCTTTCTTTAATAAAGGACCACAATAACTTTACTATAAAGACTTACATGGCCATCATGGCCGAGAGGGATGCTGCCATCCGCGAACGGAATATGGCACTAGAGGAGAGAAAGAGGGCTTTTGCAGAGCGAGACATGGCAATGCTTCAGAGGGATGCAGCTCTTGCAGAGCGTAATGCTGCGATACAAGAAAGAGACGATGCCATTGCTGCTCTTCGATTAGGGGAGAGCTCTATAAATGACAACAATGTGGTTCCAGATTCACCAGGAAATGACACTGAAAGTGGTGCAAAGCACATTTATAACCAACAGCAAATGCATAAAACCATAGCTGAAGCAGCTCATGGTTCAACGGAAGATCCCACAGCTGGCTACTTGAAAGGCACGGATACTTCTGAAGCAAAGAATCCTAAAAAGGTCAGGCGACCTAAAGAGAGCAGACACAATAAGCAAGCCAAGATACCAAGGCAGGGTAAAATTGGCGCAGAAAGTTTGAATATGCATGTCATTTCTACATCATCAGATGATTGGGTAAATCTGCAAGAGTTGGATAGTGATAAGGAGGGAGATATGCAGCTCACATCATGGAAAGATAACTTGGGTTTGAACCAAATCAATTTTGATGAGTCTGCCATGCCAGTGCCAGTTTGCTCCTGTACTGGGACTCCACAGCCATGCTACAAATGGGGTCATGGTGGGTGGCAATCAGCCTGCTGCACAACTACCATATCTATGTACCCGTTACCTCAAATATCAAACAAACGCTATTCCCGGGTGGGTGGCAGAAAGATGAGTGGTGGTGCCTTCAGTAAATTGCTTAATCGCCTTGCTGGTCAAGGTTATGACCTGTCTGTTCCACTTGACCTTAAGGATCATTGGGCTAAACATGGTACAAACCGCTACAGCACATTAAAATAGCTTTTGTATGTACGTTGGATTGGGACCTCAAAACATGTAGAAGGCATTGTTGGGGAAGTGTGTTGTGGATGAAAGAAATTGTACTTTAAAACTGTGCAGGAGATATACAGCTAATAGTTATTCATTCACATTTTTTAGCTGTCTCTGTCTCAGAGTTCCAATTCATCTTATCAGAACGGCCTCATATCATGTAATTTGCTTTTAtcaaaatatatttaaatgaaTATGGTGATTTGGGTGACAAATAGCTTGCTTTGCTTAGACAGCGAATACGGCAAACAAATGGCTAATACGTGTGCACGCTGGTGTATTTGTTGCATTTTGCCCGCATCGAACAATTCATTTATC containing:
- the LOC104105392 gene encoding barley B recombinant-like protein D isoform X1, translating into MMDHNNFTIKTYMAIMAERDAAIRERNMALEERKRAFAERDMAMLQRDAALAERNAAIQERDDAIAALRLGESSINDNNVVPDSPGNDTESGAKHIYNQQQMHKTIAEAAHGSTEDPTAGYLKGTDTSEAKNPKKVRRPKESRHNKQAKIPRQGKIGAESLNMHVISTSSDDWVNLQELDSDKEGDMQLTSWKDNLGLNQINFDESAMPVPVCSCTGTPQPCYKWGHGGWQSACCTTTISMYPLPQISNKRYSRVGGRKMSGGAFSKLLNRLAGQGYDLSVPLDLKDHWAKHGTNRYSTLK
- the LOC104105392 gene encoding barley B recombinant-like protein D isoform X2; this translates as MAIMAERDAAIRERNMALEERKRAFAERDMAMLQRDAALAERNAAIQERDDAIAALRLGESSINDNNVVPDSPGNDTESGAKHIYNQQQMHKTIAEAAHGSTEDPTAGYLKGTDTSEAKNPKKVRRPKESRHNKQAKIPRQGKIGAESLNMHVISTSSDDWVNLQELDSDKEGDMQLTSWKDNLGLNQINFDESAMPVPVCSCTGTPQPCYKWGHGGWQSACCTTTISMYPLPQISNKRYSRVGGRKMSGGAFSKLLNRLAGQGYDLSVPLDLKDHWAKHGTNRYSTLK